From Chloroflexota bacterium, one genomic window encodes:
- a CDS encoding VOC family protein: MVEDYWNPLVPELTVSNIEESLRFYKAVGFSIRFSRNNPDFAYIELGQAQLMLEQEHDTTWRTDVLERPLGRGVNFQIEVPDIQSVSNSLSAAGFTFFSNPKESWYEIAPDREEGQFEFLVQDPDGYLMRFTQYFGFRSK; this comes from the coding sequence ATGGTTGAAGATTATTGGAATCCCCTGGTACCAGAACTAACCGTGAGCAACATTGAAGAGTCTCTGCGGTTTTATAAGGCTGTTGGCTTTTCGATTCGATTTAGTCGCAACAATCCAGATTTCGCTTACATTGAACTTGGGCAGGCACAACTAATGCTTGAGCAAGAGCATGATACGACATGGCGAACTGATGTTTTAGAGCGCCCGCTAGGCAGAGGCGTCAATTTCCAAATTGAAGTCCCAGATATACAATCCGTGTCAAATTCATTAAGCGCGGCTGGCTTTACATTTTTCAGCAATCCAAAAGAATCTTGGTATGAAATAGCGCCAGATAGAGAAGAAGGTCAATTTGAGTTTCTCGTCCAAGACCCTGACGGGTATCTTATGCGGTTTACACAATATTTTGGTTTCAGGTCGAAATGA